A window of Desulfovibrio sp. TomC genomic DNA:
TCTATTCCGATACAGACGAATTCCAGCACCATGACTTCATGGTGCTGCCAAACGGCGACATTCTCTTTATTGTCGCCGAGGTCATCACAGCCGAGGAGGCCCTGGCCCTGGGACGCGACCCGACCAAACTCCGCGACGGCTACCTGACGGCCGACAAACTGGTGGAAGTGCGCCCCGAAGGTTTTTCCGGCGGCGAAATCGTCTGGCAGTGGCGGGCCATCGACCACATCGTCCAGGACGTCGCCCCAACCGCCTCCACCTACGGCGTCGTGGCCGACCACCCGGAGCTGATCGATTTCAACTACGAAGGCCGGCCCGCCTTCCCCGACGGCTGGACCCACATCAACAGCGTGGACTACGACGAGGCCACCGATCGCATCCTTATAAGCGCCCGCAACTACAACGAGATATGGATTATCGACCATTCCGCCACCACGGCCGAGGCAGCCGGGCACACCGGCGGCGCATCCGGTTCCGGCGGCGATCTCCTCTATCGCTGGGGCAATCCCGAGGCCTATGACGCCGGGACCAGGGCCGACCGGCAGCTCCACGGCCAACATGACGCCAAATGGATCGACGCGGGGCTGCCCGGGGACGGCGACATTCTCGTCTTTGACAACGGGGCCGACCGCCTGGGCTGTGACTATTCCCGGGTGCTGGAAATCACCGTGCCGACCACGGCCAACGGCGGCTATGCCCTGTCGACCGACGGCAGTTACGGCCCGGCCGCCCCCACCTGGACCTATGTCTCGCCGGGACTGACTGATTTTTATTCCGCCCGCATGAGCGGGGCCCAGCGGCTGCCAAACGGCAACACCCTGGCGACGCTTGGCGACTCCGGAACGCTGCGGGAAGTGACTGCCGAAGGGGCCACTGTCTGGACCTGGGATGCCGAACTGTCCCTGCTGGAGGGCGGCGCTCCGGGCACGGAAACCTCGGTGTTCTATGCCACCTGGTACCCCGAGGACTACGCCGGGTTTGCCGGCAAGGGACTGGTCGCCGAAGACCCGTTCCTGGGAGCCCTGGCCCGCTACGCCACAGTGACCCTGGGGGAAACTCTGGGCCAATCCCGGGCGATCATGACCGCCTCGCCCGCATCCCTGGCCTTCAGCCCGGCCTGACCGGGGCGGCGACGTTGCCCCCAGGCGGTCTTTCCTGCAACGATAGCCGCCAATGGCCGACAGAAAACGCGGCCGCGCCGCCCAGCCCCACAGCCGCAAAAAAGCCCTCTTTGGTGCAAGCACGCACCGAAGAGGGCCTTTGGGGCCGGAGAATTCGCACGCCTATTTGTTTTTGTACTCGCGGCGCTTGACCTCGTAGAGTTCGTCAAGATAATCGGCCTCCACCTTGAGCTTTTCAGCCTTGCGCAGCAGCCGGGCCAACTCGTCGTCGGCCTCCTTGAGGGCAGCATCCGCCGCTCCGGCCGCCTTGCGGGCCAGACGCTCGTTCTCCGCCGCCCGGACCTCTTCCATCACCTTGTGGTACGCAGTTTCGGCCTTGCGCAACTCCTTGGAGAGTTGGTCCGGCATCAT
This region includes:
- a CDS encoding aryl-sulfate sulfotransferase yields the protein MSESTIDGYILIAPQESTFTYLIDRSGAVVHTWKSDYNAGLTAVLTEDGHLVRAGKVANDYYIHGSGGVIEEYDWDGRLVWQYVYSDTDEFQHHDFMVLPNGDILFIVAEVITAEEALALGRDPTKLRDGYLTADKLVEVRPEGFSGGEIVWQWRAIDHIVQDVAPTASTYGVVADHPELIDFNYEGRPAFPDGWTHINSVDYDEATDRILISARNYNEIWIIDHSATTAEAAGHTGGASGSGGDLLYRWGNPEAYDAGTRADRQLHGQHDAKWIDAGLPGDGDILVFDNGADRLGCDYSRVLEITVPTTANGGYALSTDGSYGPAAPTWTYVSPGLTDFYSARMSGAQRLPNGNTLATLGDSGTLREVTAEGATVWTWDAELSLLEGGAPGTETSVFYATWYPEDYAGFAGKGLVAEDPFLGALARYATVTLGETLGQSRAIMTASPASLAFSPA